The region ATTTTTGGTATCCTATGATGATCTTAGTGATCATCTTCCACAGCTACGGCACCCGCAAGGTACACATAGATAAGGATCATAAATACAAACGTTTGAAGTAATGCAGAGAACGTCAGTAAAAGGTATGCAGGAAGCGGTGCAATGAAAGGTACTAGCATAAGAAGTACCCATAAGAAAAGGTCATCCCCTTTAATGTTACCGAAAAGTCTGAATGAAAGTGAAATGATTCTTGAAATGTGAGAAACAATTTCGATCGGGAACATTAACGGTGCCAATATTTTAACAGGTCCTGCAAAGTGAGCAAAGTATTTGATCACACCATTCTCTCTGATACCTTCGTAGTTGTAGTAGAAAAATACTAAAAGTGCCAAAGGTAAGGTAATGTTGATGTTTGAAGTCGGCGCTTCAAATCCTGGGATAATACCGATCACGTTAGACACAAATATAAAGAGTCCAACCGCTGCAACAAGTGGAAGGTACTTTCTCGCAAGTTCTTCACCGATCACATCTTTACCCATAGCGATCACACCACCAAGGTACGCCTCTAAAACATTTTGTGTACCTGTTGGTACCGCTCTAAGACTCTTTGTTGCCATTTTTGCTATTGCGATTATAATAATTGCCACTAAAACCAAGTGTGC is a window of Sulfurovum sp. TSL6 DNA encoding:
- a CDS encoding F0F1 ATP synthase subunit A, with protein sequence MEGVFTYLGAIFGHGQSMFVAHLVLVAIIIIAIAKMATKSLRAVPTGTQNVLEAYLGGVIAMGKDVIGEELARKYLPLVAAVGLFIFVSNVIGIIPGFEAPTSNINITLPLALLVFFYYNYEGIRENGVIKYFAHFAGPVKILAPLMFPIEIVSHISRIISLSFRLFGNIKGDDLFLWVLLMLVPFIAPLPAYLLLTFSALLQTFVFMILIYVYLAGAVAVEDDH